A single Entelurus aequoreus isolate RoL-2023_Sb linkage group LG11, RoL_Eaeq_v1.1, whole genome shotgun sequence DNA region contains:
- the LOC133660576 gene encoding uncharacterized protein LOC133660576: MAFIDLSKAFDTVNRDLLWEVLGKLGVPANFCNLLRQLHAGMQACVSNGGQQSPFFSVDVGVKQGCVLAPTIFNMFISTVTLLSHKHLDPTDGIQIQYRLDGNLFNIRRLQATTKLTTQHILELQYADDCAVLAHSPESLQRALNVVASIYSAIGLQINTKKTQILVQEFTPQPNTPIFTLDGHPLATVPHFTYLRSTLSPSCTIDDDVQNPIGLASAAFGRLWSRVFLNRNLTISTKTAVYKAVCLSTLLYSSETWTPYQRHIQSLEAFHIRCLQRILGLTWEDRVPYTEIYDRTNTPSITALLGQKHLHVIRMPAHRLPRQILYGQLSVGQRSAGGQKKRYKDHIKTPLEKCDIKPPALESLAADRQTWSSTCHQGITHLQEKFTERRAQRRAQRHQRATAPATTTAAFPCPSCDKVCGSRIGLSSHLALHRRKAQQ, translated from the coding sequence ATGGCATTCATTGACCTGTCCAAGGCCTTCGATACAGTAAACCGGGACTTGCTGTGGGAAGTACTTGGAAAACTAGGTGTACCAGCAAACTTCTGCAACCTACTGCGACAGCTACATGCTGGCATGCAGGCCTGTGTGAGCAACGGCGGCCAACAATCCCCATTTTTCAGTGTGGATGTGGGGGTCAAGCAAGGGTGTGTCCTTGCCCCAACCATATTCAACATGTTCATTTCCACTGTCACCCTCCTGTCCCATAAACACCTGGACCCCACAGATGGGATTCAGATACAATACCGGCTGGATGGTAACCTTTTTAACATCCGTCGCCTCCAAGCCACCACTAAACTCACCACCCAGCATATTCTGGAACTACAGTATGCAGATGACTGCGCTGTACTTGCACACTCACCAGAGTCTCTCCAGCGCGCACTGAATGTGGTAGCCTCCATCTACAGTGCCATTGGTCTTCAGATAAAcaccaagaaaacacaaatactCGTGCAGGAGTTTACTCCCCAGCCAAACACGCCAATCTTCACCCTTGACGGGCACCCATTAGCCACCGTCCCCCACTTCACCTACCTCCGTAGCACCCTGTCGCCATCCTGCACCATTGACGATGACGTCCAGAACCCTATTGGCCTGGCCTCTGCTGCCTTTGGAAGGCTATGGTCCAGGGTTTTCCTGAACAGGAATCTAACCATCTCCACCAAGACAGCCGTGTATAAGGCAGTCTGCCTCTCCACGCTGCTCTATAGCTCTGAAACCTGGACACCCTACCAGAGGCACATCCAGAGTCTCGAGGCCTTCCACATCCGCTGCCTCCAGAGGATCCTAGGTCTGACCTGGGAAGACAGGGTGCCCTACACTGAAATTTATGACCGGACCAACACACCCAGCATCACAGCACTCCTTGGCCAAAAACACCTACATGTGATCCGTATGCCAGCCCACCGCCTACCCCGTCAGATATTGTATGGCCAGCTTTCAGTTGGTCAAAGGTCTGCCGGGGGCCAGAAAAAACGGTACAAGGACCACATTAAAACTCCCCTGGAAAAGTGTGACATCAAACCACCAGCACTGGAGTCCCTGGCTGCTGACCGCCAGACCTGGAGCTCTACTTGCCACCAGGGAATCACTCATCTTCAGGAGAAGTTCACAGAGCGGAGAGCACAGCGGCGTGCACAAAGACACCAACGTGCCACAGCACCAGCGACCACCACTGCTGCCTTCCCCTGCCCCTCATGTGACAAAGTCTGTGGATCACGCATAGGCCTGAGCAGCCACCTGGCTCTGCACAGGCGAAAGGCACAACAATAA